A single Stutzerimonas stutzeri DNA region contains:
- a CDS encoding alpha-hydroxy acid oxidase, which yields MPSNHSRRLASILNLHDLDRVAKRHLPRPLYGYIANVAEDGHTGRANRSAFEAYAFLPRALVDVSNISLETELLGQRYALPIGIAPMGISALSAYRGDLVQAQAAAKAGIPMILSGSSLIRMEDVLNNGKTDWFQAYLPGDESGIEALIERVRSAGFDKLVITVDYPVPPNSDNNTRSGFSSPLRPSLRLAYDGLIRPRWLFGTFLRTLINHGMPHFENNYATRGVAILSGNVKRDFSGRSHLNWRYLELVRRLWPGKLVIKGVLHPDDARRSRDAGADALIVSNHGGRQLDGTLSALEALPDVVEAVSELPVMVDSGFRRGTDVLKALALGARMVFIGRPFNYAAAYAGEAGVSHAIDLLGAELQRDMALLGLTRIEDVTRQCLVNNKK from the coding sequence ATGCCCAGTAATCATTCGCGACGCCTGGCGTCGATCCTGAACCTGCACGACCTCGACCGCGTTGCGAAACGCCATCTGCCACGCCCCCTCTACGGCTACATCGCCAACGTCGCCGAAGACGGACACACCGGCCGGGCCAATCGCAGCGCGTTCGAGGCGTACGCCTTCCTGCCTCGGGCCCTGGTCGATGTCTCGAACATCTCGCTGGAAACCGAGCTGCTCGGCCAACGCTACGCCTTGCCGATCGGCATCGCGCCGATGGGTATCAGCGCCCTGTCGGCCTACCGAGGGGATCTGGTGCAGGCGCAGGCAGCAGCCAAGGCCGGCATTCCGATGATCCTCAGCGGCAGCTCGCTGATCCGCATGGAAGACGTGCTCAATAATGGCAAGACGGATTGGTTTCAGGCCTACCTGCCTGGCGATGAATCCGGCATCGAGGCGCTGATCGAGCGCGTGCGCAGCGCAGGCTTCGACAAACTGGTGATCACCGTCGATTACCCGGTGCCGCCCAACAGCGACAACAACACGCGCTCGGGCTTCAGCTCACCGCTGCGCCCCAGCCTGCGCCTGGCCTACGACGGGCTGATACGGCCGCGCTGGTTGTTCGGCACCTTCCTGCGCACGTTGATCAATCACGGCATGCCGCACTTCGAGAACAACTATGCCACGCGCGGCGTCGCGATCCTGTCCGGTAACGTGAAGCGGGATTTCTCGGGTCGCAGCCACCTCAATTGGCGCTATCTCGAACTGGTCCGGCGGCTGTGGCCGGGCAAGCTGGTGATCAAGGGTGTGCTGCATCCGGATGACGCGCGTCGGTCTCGCGATGCGGGGGCGGATGCGCTGATCGTCTCCAACCATGGCGGACGTCAGCTCGACGGCACCCTTTCGGCGCTGGAGGCCTTACCTGACGTGGTCGAGGCTGTCAGCGAGCTGCCGGTGATGGTCGACAGCGGTTTCAGGCGTGGCACCGACGTACTCAAAGCCCTGGCGCTGGGCGCGCGGATGGTCTTCATCGGGCGACCGTTCAACTATGCCGCGGCGTACGCGGGCGAAGCGGGCGTATCGCATGCGATCGACCTGCTGGGCGCCGAGTTGCAGCGTGACATGGCGCTGCTGGGGCTGACGCGGATCGAGGATGTCACCCGGCAGTGCCTGGTCAATAACAAGAAATAG
- a CDS encoding PH domain-containing protein, with amino-acid sequence MIDFNNKGFFKLKQNDEYAERVRSLLLDGEQVIDAYKSMRDGVVFTNKRIIAVNVQGITGSKKDFTSLPYKNIVAYSVETSGTFDLDSELEIYFSSLGKVRFEFTGKASVVEISRHISRHLL; translated from the coding sequence ATGATCGACTTCAACAACAAGGGCTTCTTCAAACTGAAGCAGAACGATGAATACGCGGAGCGGGTCAGGTCGCTTCTGCTGGACGGCGAGCAGGTCATCGACGCGTACAAGTCGATGCGCGACGGCGTGGTGTTCACGAACAAGCGAATCATCGCGGTCAACGTGCAAGGTATCACCGGAAGCAAAAAGGACTTCACCTCCCTGCCCTACAAGAACATCGTCGCCTATTCGGTGGAAACGTCCGGAACCTTCGACCTGGACTCGGAGCTGGAGATCTACTTCTCATCGCTGGGCAAAGTCAGGTTCGAGTTCACCGGCAAGGCTTCGGTCGTCGAGATATCCAGGCACATCTCCCGACACTTGCTCTGA
- a CDS encoding mandelate racemase/muconate lactonizing enzyme family protein, producing MAIISSISVCAARVPLDQVTSFSNRTVHARDYGLVKVTGENGVSGIGFCYVGSAGGELLPVAVEKLLAPVLLGRDSLDVEALWKAMYQEALLQGRAGVVMRAISILDTALWDLNARSAGLPLHRYLGAASADRVLAYASGGYYLDGKTPERLGEEMAHYVSLGFKAVKMKTGRLSPKEEQARVAAAREAVGPDIELMLDANNAWSDVTEALQYVRRFERYEPSFIEEPFLVDDIDSHARLARATPIPVATGEVEVGRWRHKELLDKGGAAILQTDALVCGGITEWRRIAAMAAGYGVPMYPHWFHDVHAPLVAATPNARYVEFFWDDQVLNFRRLIDRQLEQENGYIKLHQTPGLGFDFDEQAVTRYSIGGSQPWMTLDYNR from the coding sequence ATGGCAATAATCAGTTCCATCTCCGTATGCGCTGCTCGCGTGCCGCTGGACCAGGTCACGTCGTTTTCCAACCGCACGGTGCATGCCCGCGACTACGGCCTGGTCAAGGTGACCGGCGAGAACGGTGTGAGCGGCATCGGGTTCTGCTACGTCGGCAGCGCAGGTGGCGAGTTGCTGCCGGTGGCCGTTGAAAAGTTGCTGGCACCGGTATTGCTGGGTCGTGACTCGCTGGATGTCGAGGCGCTCTGGAAGGCGATGTATCAGGAGGCCCTGTTGCAAGGGCGCGCCGGGGTTGTCATGCGGGCCATCAGCATCCTCGACACCGCGCTCTGGGACCTCAACGCTCGGAGCGCCGGCCTGCCGCTGCATCGCTATCTCGGCGCGGCCAGCGCGGACCGGGTACTGGCCTACGCCAGCGGCGGCTACTACCTCGATGGCAAGACGCCCGAGCGGCTCGGCGAGGAGATGGCGCACTACGTCTCGCTCGGCTTCAAGGCCGTGAAAATGAAGACCGGACGTCTGTCTCCGAAGGAGGAGCAGGCCCGTGTAGCCGCCGCGCGGGAGGCCGTAGGGCCGGATATCGAGTTGATGCTCGATGCCAACAACGCCTGGAGCGATGTGACCGAGGCGCTGCAGTACGTGCGCCGCTTCGAGCGCTACGAGCCGAGTTTCATTGAGGAGCCGTTCCTGGTCGACGACATCGACAGCCACGCGCGGCTGGCTCGGGCCACTCCGATTCCGGTCGCCACGGGCGAGGTCGAAGTGGGCCGCTGGCGACACAAGGAGCTGCTCGACAAGGGCGGTGCGGCCATCCTGCAGACCGACGCGCTGGTGTGCGGTGGTATCACCGAGTGGCGCCGCATCGCGGCGATGGCGGCCGGTTATGGCGTGCCGATGTACCCCCACTGGTTCCATGACGTGCACGCGCCGCTGGTCGCGGCAACGCCGAACGCCCGTTACGTGGAGTTCTTCTGGGATGACCAGGTCCTTAACTTCCGCCGGCTGATCGACCGTCAGCTTGAGCAGGAAAACGGCTACATCAAGCTGCACCAGACCCCGGGGCTCGGCTTCGACTTCGACGAACAGGCCGTCACGCGCTACAGCATTGGCGGCAGCCAGCCCTGGATGACCCTCGACTACAACCGCTGA
- a CDS encoding Bug family tripartite tricarboxylate transporter substrate binding protein, with protein MKINLKLSAAVLTAVTAFSVPFAAQAEYVAGDDVAVLQGFKPGGGSDVLAQLVQPYLSKNLGVNFVNEYIPGATGAIAWTRLARQSKKDGSVISITNTPMLMTNYIMNDAITYNIKDLTPIANVVTDPGIAVVAKDSPYNSIEDLLAAAKEKPGRITVGNSGMGGDDFFTTLLIEKATGLSFKKVPFQGDGPSATAAMGNKIDVSFNNVGTVYSQVKSGNLKALAVFADERVDSLPDVPTLKEKGVDVVAGSSRGYSAPAGIPAEARQQLIAAFEALKDDQAFLEDAKKRALNIDIVTGDEYGQMFEQMETEFQGIWKEVGGQQQ; from the coding sequence ATGAAGATCAACTTGAAACTGTCCGCCGCCGTTCTCACCGCCGTAACGGCATTTTCCGTCCCCTTCGCCGCTCAGGCCGAATACGTCGCTGGCGACGATGTCGCCGTACTGCAGGGCTTCAAGCCTGGCGGCGGCAGCGATGTGCTGGCGCAGCTGGTGCAGCCCTATCTGAGCAAGAACCTGGGCGTGAACTTCGTCAACGAGTACATCCCGGGCGCCACCGGCGCGATCGCCTGGACGCGCCTGGCGCGGCAATCGAAGAAGGACGGTTCGGTCATCAGCATCACCAACACCCCGATGTTGATGACCAACTACATCATGAACGACGCGATCACCTACAACATCAAGGACCTGACACCGATCGCCAACGTGGTGACCGACCCGGGCATCGCCGTGGTCGCCAAGGACAGCCCTTACAACAGCATCGAAGACCTGCTCGCCGCGGCCAAGGAAAAGCCAGGTCGGATCACCGTCGGCAATTCGGGGATGGGGGGCGACGACTTCTTCACCACCCTGCTGATCGAGAAGGCGACGGGGCTGTCCTTCAAAAAGGTGCCGTTCCAGGGCGACGGCCCGTCCGCCACGGCCGCCATGGGCAACAAGATCGATGTCAGTTTCAACAACGTCGGCACCGTTTATAGCCAGGTCAAGAGCGGCAACCTCAAGGCGTTGGCGGTGTTCGCCGATGAGCGCGTCGACAGCCTGCCGGACGTGCCGACCTTGAAGGAGAAGGGCGTAGACGTGGTCGCTGGTTCCTCGCGTGGCTACAGCGCGCCGGCTGGCATTCCCGCCGAGGCGCGTCAGCAGCTGATCGCCGCGTTCGAGGCGCTGAAGGACGACCAGGCCTTCCTGGAGGATGCGAAGAAGCGCGCCCTGAACATCGACATCGTCACCGGCGATGAGTACGGCCAGATGTTCGAGCAGATGGAGACGGAATTCCAGGGCATCTGGAAGGAAGTGGGCGGCCAGCAGCAGTGA
- a CDS encoding LysR family transcriptional regulator: MNVSFRQLRAFVRVAESGSFTRTSEQLHLSQPALSYTIRKLEDALGLQLLARNTRMVEMTPAGRHFLAQARRMLRDMEDAVRDARETLALTRGIIRLGALPTAAASFLPPAIAAFSELHPGVEVQLRDGRAGEILAWVNSGEVEAGISSSPAEGSGLNFEPLLDDNLVLLVRDDAARGTQWRHLPYIALTPDTSIRPLADAALRHLGMQPTPVWEVAHMSSVVALVREGLGFSLLPASCASVFNIERCSTVPIEQPARRSIGLLETRPVSRSPSLAAFMALLRERLASGG; the protein is encoded by the coding sequence ATGAACGTCTCGTTCCGCCAGTTGCGCGCTTTCGTGCGGGTTGCCGAAAGCGGCAGCTTCACCCGTACCTCCGAGCAGTTGCATCTGTCCCAGCCCGCGTTGAGCTACACCATTCGCAAGCTCGAAGACGCGCTCGGCCTGCAGTTGTTGGCGCGTAACACCCGCATGGTGGAAATGACGCCGGCTGGGCGGCACTTTCTCGCGCAGGCACGGCGGATGCTGCGGGACATGGAGGATGCGGTACGCGATGCGCGCGAGACGCTGGCGTTGACCCGCGGCATCATTCGCCTTGGCGCACTGCCAACCGCCGCGGCGTCGTTCCTGCCGCCTGCCATCGCGGCCTTCTCCGAGCTGCATCCGGGCGTCGAGGTACAGCTGCGCGACGGCCGCGCGGGCGAGATTCTCGCCTGGGTGAACAGCGGTGAGGTCGAGGCCGGCATCAGCTCCTCGCCCGCCGAGGGGTCAGGCCTGAACTTCGAACCGCTGCTTGACGATAACCTGGTATTGCTGGTTCGCGACGATGCTGCGCGGGGTACGCAATGGCGGCACCTTCCCTATATCGCCCTCACGCCGGACACCAGCATTCGACCGCTCGCCGACGCCGCGCTACGTCATCTGGGCATGCAGCCAACGCCCGTCTGGGAGGTGGCCCATATGAGTTCTGTCGTGGCTCTGGTGCGCGAGGGGCTGGGGTTTTCGCTGCTCCCCGCCAGCTGCGCGTCGGTTTTCAATATCGAACGATGCAGCACGGTCCCGATCGAGCAACCGGCACGGCGCTCGATCGGCCTGCTGGAAACCCGCCCAGTATCCCGCTCGCCATCGTTGGCGGCTTTCATGGCGCTGCTACGCGAGCGGTTGGCGTCAGGCGGTTGA
- a CDS encoding 2-hydroxyacid dehydrogenase has translation MHKKRIVALRRLKESHLQRLREHFEVDYFEEPERQPEAVAAALREAHGLIGGKLQVTTEVLDQAPALEAIATISVGYDNLPVAELSRRGIVLTNTPDVLTETTADTGFMLIMASARRMVELANMVREGRWTQHVGEPHFGHDVHGKTLGLVGLGRIGQAIARRALGFNMRLLYSNASPKPELEAQWGIQRRTFEQLLAESDFVCLTVPLTEQTEHLLGYEQCRAMKRSAFVINIARGRVVDEAGLIRALDEGLIAGAGLDVFEREPLQASPLLRMDNVVTLPHIGSATHETREAMAACAVENICQALHSERPRDLVNPQARPSGFGQTQQERPVDAQ, from the coding sequence ATGCACAAGAAACGAATCGTCGCCCTGCGGCGGCTGAAGGAATCGCACCTGCAGCGCTTGCGTGAACACTTCGAGGTGGACTATTTCGAGGAGCCCGAGCGTCAGCCCGAGGCGGTCGCCGCCGCCCTGCGCGAGGCTCATGGCCTGATCGGCGGCAAGTTGCAGGTCACCACGGAGGTGCTCGACCAGGCGCCGGCGCTGGAAGCCATCGCGACCATCTCGGTGGGCTACGACAACCTGCCGGTCGCCGAGCTGAGTCGCCGCGGCATCGTGTTGACCAACACCCCGGACGTGCTTACCGAGACAACCGCGGACACCGGATTCATGTTGATCATGGCCAGCGCGCGGCGCATGGTCGAGCTGGCCAACATGGTGCGCGAGGGGCGCTGGACCCAGCACGTCGGCGAGCCTCACTTCGGTCACGATGTGCATGGCAAGACGCTTGGGCTGGTCGGCCTCGGGCGCATCGGCCAGGCCATCGCTCGTCGCGCGCTGGGCTTCAACATGCGGCTGCTGTACAGCAACGCGTCGCCCAAACCCGAGCTGGAGGCGCAGTGGGGGATACAGCGCCGTACGTTCGAGCAATTGCTGGCGGAGTCGGATTTCGTCTGCCTTACCGTGCCGCTGACCGAGCAGACCGAACACCTGCTCGGCTACGAACAGTGTCGTGCGATGAAGCGCTCGGCCTTCGTGATCAACATCGCGCGCGGCCGGGTGGTCGACGAGGCCGGGCTGATCCGAGCACTGGACGAGGGATTGATCGCCGGTGCGGGACTGGACGTCTTCGAGCGTGAGCCGTTGCAGGCGTCACCGCTGCTGCGCATGGACAACGTGGTCACCCTGCCGCATATCGGCTCGGCCACCCATGAAACGCGCGAAGCGATGGCCGCGTGCGCGGTGGAGAATATCTGTCAGGCCTTGCATAGCGAGCGTCCGCGGGATCTGGTCAATCCGCAGGCCCGCCCGAGCGGATTCGGCCAAACACAGCAGGAACGACCCGTCGATGCCCAGTAA
- a CDS encoding tripartite tricarboxylate transporter permease, producing the protein MESSIVMIGLANVLTLSNVAAILGGTLLGLFVGAMPGLSATMALALLLPLTFSMDTATGLSMLASLYVGASYGGSIAAILLRTPGTPSAAATVLDGYPMSQQGQAGKALGISLFASFIGGTISGLALLLAAPLLGSIVVEFGPIELFAIAVLGITIIGSLAQGSVVNGLFSGAIGLLVSTVGMDLTTGTPRMAFGNINLFSGISFTVALIGLFSIPQALSLIENSHGAAKIASRITDRLIPKFSELKALMPNILRSSGIGVVVGLIPGTGGDTASWFAYNEAKRFAKDKSRFGDGDPAGVAAPEAANNAVVGGALIPTIALGIPGSSATAILLGALMVQGILPGPNLLTDYGDVTYTLIWAVIFANIGLLAVGLMFTKASVAVTRIPDGFIACAIIALCIVGAYAINNSLFEVGLMLGFGLFGYWLAKAGVSPAPMVIGLILGPVMENGFHQSMLIGNGDYRIFLSSPIAVVLLCIAVFSVLQATPLFRWMLAPLRRRARLA; encoded by the coding sequence GTGGAAAGTTCGATCGTCATGATCGGGTTGGCGAATGTGCTGACCCTGTCCAATGTCGCCGCCATTCTTGGCGGCACGCTTCTGGGGCTGTTCGTCGGCGCCATGCCGGGTCTATCCGCCACCATGGCGCTGGCCCTGCTGTTGCCGCTGACCTTCAGCATGGACACCGCGACCGGCCTGAGCATGCTCGCCTCGCTCTACGTCGGTGCTTCGTATGGAGGTTCTATCGCTGCGATCCTGCTGCGTACGCCGGGCACGCCCTCGGCGGCGGCGACGGTGCTCGACGGCTACCCGATGTCGCAGCAGGGTCAGGCAGGCAAGGCGCTGGGCATTTCACTGTTCGCCTCCTTCATCGGTGGAACCATCAGCGGCCTTGCCTTGCTGTTGGCCGCACCCCTGCTGGGCAGCATCGTCGTCGAATTCGGGCCGATCGAGCTGTTCGCCATCGCCGTGCTCGGCATCACCATCATCGGTTCGCTGGCCCAGGGCTCGGTGGTCAACGGGCTGTTCTCCGGCGCCATCGGATTGCTGGTCAGTACCGTGGGGATGGACTTGACCACCGGCACGCCGCGCATGGCCTTCGGCAATATCAATCTGTTCTCGGGCATCAGTTTCACGGTGGCGTTGATCGGACTGTTTTCCATCCCCCAGGCGCTGTCGCTGATCGAGAACTCCCATGGCGCCGCCAAGATCGCCAGCCGCATCACCGACCGGTTGATCCCAAAGTTTTCCGAGCTGAAAGCGCTGATGCCCAACATTCTGCGGTCCAGTGGCATCGGCGTGGTGGTGGGGTTGATTCCAGGGACGGGCGGCGATACCGCCAGCTGGTTCGCCTATAACGAGGCAAAACGCTTTGCCAAGGACAAGAGTCGTTTTGGCGACGGCGATCCGGCCGGGGTCGCTGCACCCGAGGCGGCGAACAATGCGGTGGTCGGCGGCGCGTTGATCCCCACCATCGCACTCGGCATTCCGGGCAGCTCGGCAACCGCGATCCTGCTCGGTGCGCTGATGGTGCAGGGCATCCTGCCGGGGCCGAACCTGCTGACCGACTATGGCGACGTGACCTACACGCTGATCTGGGCGGTGATCTTCGCCAACATCGGCCTGCTTGCCGTCGGCCTGATGTTCACCAAGGCCAGCGTCGCCGTGACCCGCATTCCGGACGGCTTCATCGCCTGCGCGATCATCGCGCTGTGCATCGTCGGCGCCTACGCGATCAACAACAGCCTGTTCGAGGTGGGCCTGATGCTGGGCTTCGGCCTGTTCGGCTACTGGCTGGCCAAGGCCGGTGTGTCGCCGGCGCCGATGGTCATCGGCCTGATCCTCGGCCCGGTGATGGAGAACGGCTTCCATCAGTCGATGCTGATCGGCAATGGCGATTACCGGATCTTCCTGTCCAGCCCGATCGCCGTGGTCCTGCTGTGCATCGCGGTGTTCTCGGTGCTGCAGGCGACACCCCTGTTCCGCTGGATGCTCGCGCCACTGCGGCGCCGTGCGCGCCTCGCCTGA
- a CDS encoding tripartite tricarboxylate transporter TctB family protein, whose protein sequence is MNRNRLLLGLFGIAVAVVFFINAQGYPEAAAQMPLIYSVTVALLSLAMVCSELLRWRAANRSGAEPPAASEEAPAPARYAVTAAVFALAIAYVALIGTLGYLLSTVLFMAVALLLIRTVSVRFAVIGTVVLVAVVCLVFVQFLGLPVPLLPPAIG, encoded by the coding sequence ATGAACAGAAACAGGTTGCTACTCGGGCTCTTCGGCATCGCCGTGGCCGTGGTGTTCTTCATCAACGCGCAGGGTTATCCGGAGGCCGCCGCGCAGATGCCGCTGATCTACTCGGTAACGGTGGCGCTGCTCTCGCTGGCAATGGTGTGTTCGGAGCTGCTGCGCTGGCGCGCAGCGAACCGCTCCGGCGCCGAGCCGCCCGCTGCCAGCGAAGAGGCGCCCGCCCCGGCGCGCTATGCGGTGACCGCTGCGGTGTTCGCGCTGGCGATTGCCTACGTCGCGCTCATCGGCACGCTGGGTTACCTGTTGTCGACCGTGCTGTTCATGGCCGTGGCGCTGCTGCTGATCCGTACGGTCTCGGTGCGTTTCGCCGTGATCGGCACGGTGGTTCTGGTGGCCGTGGTCTGCCTGGTGTTCGTGCAATTTCTGGGGCTTCCCGTACCGCTGCTACCACCGGCGATCGGCTGA
- a CDS encoding dihydrodipicolinate synthase family protein has product MSHEKGRVWSPVITPFAADLTPDTGRFVAHCRWLLDKGVGLAVFGTNSEANSLAVQEKQQLLDALIEAGVPAARLMPGTGSSALPDTVAQTRHAVAKGVQGVLMLPPFYYKGVSDEGLFRYFSEVIERVGDDRLRIYLYHIPPVSQVPLSLGLIERLLKAYPKQVVGLKDSSGDWSNTQAVIEHFGQDGFEVYAGSEAFLLQTLRAGGAGCISATANVNPGPIAQLARNWQAGDADEQQAALVRTRKIFERFPVIAALKAATARCSDEEHWARLRPPLVELDEQQRAELFALLDDAHFDMPGLKHS; this is encoded by the coding sequence ATGAGTCATGAGAAGGGGCGCGTATGGTCGCCGGTCATCACGCCGTTTGCTGCGGACCTCACGCCGGACACCGGACGCTTCGTGGCGCATTGCCGCTGGCTGCTGGACAAGGGCGTCGGGCTGGCCGTGTTTGGCACCAACTCGGAAGCCAATTCGCTCGCCGTGCAAGAAAAGCAACAATTGCTCGATGCACTCATCGAGGCGGGCGTTCCGGCTGCACGGCTGATGCCCGGTACGGGTAGCAGCGCGCTGCCCGATACCGTGGCGCAAACCCGTCACGCAGTCGCCAAAGGTGTGCAGGGCGTGCTGATGCTGCCGCCGTTCTACTACAAGGGCGTGTCCGACGAGGGCCTGTTCCGCTACTTCAGCGAGGTGATCGAGCGGGTCGGCGACGATCGGCTGCGCATTTACCTCTACCACATCCCGCCGGTTTCGCAGGTGCCGCTCTCGCTGGGCTTGATCGAGCGGCTGCTCAAGGCCTATCCGAAGCAGGTGGTCGGACTCAAGGACAGCTCCGGCGACTGGTCCAATACCCAGGCGGTGATCGAGCACTTCGGCCAGGACGGCTTCGAGGTCTACGCCGGCAGCGAAGCCTTTCTGCTGCAGACGCTGCGTGCCGGAGGCGCCGGCTGCATCAGCGCCACGGCCAACGTCAATCCTGGCCCCATCGCGCAGCTCGCCAGGAACTGGCAGGCCGGTGACGCTGACGAGCAGCAGGCTGCCCTGGTCCGCACGCGCAAGATCTTCGAGCGCTTCCCGGTGATCGCGGCGCTCAAGGCGGCTACCGCGCGATGCAGCGATGAGGAACACTGGGCACGGCTACGGCCTCCGCTGGTGGAACTCGACGAGCAACAGCGCGCTGAGCTTTTCGCGCTGCTCGACGATGCTCACTTCGACATGCCGGGCCTCAAGCACAGCTGA
- a CDS encoding LacI family DNA-binding transcriptional regulator, with amino-acid sequence MGDSPFSALLSRASLQDVARLAGVSTATVSRVINGSATVSDDKRHAVQRACDELGYVLNAAARTLASRRSMTIGAVVPTLATETFSRTLAAFQQRVHEAGYTLLVASFGFDAQVELKEVQTMLEHGVDALMVVGRTHDPKMWDLIERKRIPCVQAWAQDPHRPSVGFDNVAVARQMVEHLLSLGHRKFAMIVGEPSFNDRVGDRIAGTGARLAEEGLAIPAHWHMETDLTLEGAIVAMQRLLRGPTRPTAVICANDLLAFGALLAAKNLGVRVPEEVSIVGFNDFDYARYMSPPLTTIRVDLAQIGDFAGAYLLEALAGKRPVGLIETTTELLVRGSSGQAPSGPE; translated from the coding sequence ATGGGTGACTCGCCTTTCTCGGCTCTGCTGTCGCGCGCCAGCCTGCAGGACGTCGCGCGGCTGGCAGGCGTGTCGACGGCAACGGTTTCTCGGGTCATCAATGGCAGCGCCACCGTCAGCGATGACAAACGCCACGCGGTCCAGCGGGCGTGCGATGAGCTCGGCTACGTGCTCAACGCCGCCGCGCGGACCCTGGCGTCACGCCGCAGCATGACCATCGGAGCGGTCGTTCCGACGCTGGCCACCGAAACCTTCTCGCGCACGCTCGCGGCCTTCCAGCAACGGGTTCACGAAGCCGGTTACACCCTGCTGGTCGCCAGTTTCGGGTTCGATGCGCAAGTGGAACTGAAGGAGGTCCAGACCATGCTGGAGCATGGCGTGGATGCGCTGATGGTGGTCGGTCGCACGCACGATCCGAAGATGTGGGACCTCATCGAACGCAAGCGCATCCCCTGCGTGCAGGCCTGGGCGCAAGACCCTCATCGCCCGAGCGTCGGCTTTGACAACGTCGCGGTCGCGCGGCAGATGGTCGAGCACCTGTTGTCCCTGGGACACCGCAAATTCGCCATGATCGTGGGCGAGCCCTCCTTCAACGACCGTGTCGGCGACCGGATCGCAGGCACCGGCGCGCGGCTGGCCGAAGAAGGCCTGGCGATCCCCGCCCACTGGCACATGGAGACGGACCTGACGCTTGAAGGCGCGATTGTCGCCATGCAGCGGCTGTTGCGCGGCCCGACGCGCCCCACCGCGGTCATCTGTGCCAACGACCTGCTCGCCTTCGGCGCCCTGCTCGCCGCGAAGAACCTCGGCGTGCGGGTGCCCGAAGAGGTTTCCATCGTCGGCTTCAACGACTTCGACTACGCCAGGTACATGTCCCCGCCGCTGACAACGATTCGCGTGGACCTCGCGCAGATAGGCGATTTCGCCGGGGCCTACCTGCTCGAAGCCCTGGCGGGCAAGCGGCCGGTCGGCCTGATAGAAACGACCACGGAGTTGCTGGTGCGAGGGAGTTCCGGCCAGGCACCAAGCGGCCCGGAGTGA
- a CDS encoding GlcG/HbpS family heme-binding protein yields the protein MGRGLLSGLWDVEAAIYVGPPPSQDRFRLGAQRTEAALRAARVEAERNGWAVSIAVVDTTGEPLGLVKLDGSPPDSARCAIRKAQQVTAAEQCGLFDEASSMLGRQRRFPADAIPIYVEQRCIGAVAVHGVHRSEAAQVACAGAEALEQDA from the coding sequence ATGGGACGCGGACTGTTGTCTGGGCTGTGGGATGTGGAGGCCGCCATCTATGTGGGTCCTCCGCCATCGCAGGACCGTTTCAGGCTTGGCGCGCAAAGGACCGAAGCGGCGCTGCGCGCGGCGCGCGTCGAGGCCGAGCGTAACGGTTGGGCGGTTTCCATCGCGGTGGTCGATACCACAGGTGAGCCGCTTGGCCTGGTGAAGCTCGATGGCAGCCCGCCCGACAGCGCCCGATGCGCCATCCGAAAGGCTCAGCAGGTTACCGCCGCCGAGCAATGCGGCCTGTTCGACGAGGCGTCATCGATGCTGGGTCGGCAACGTCGGTTCCCCGCTGATGCGATCCCCATCTATGTCGAGCAGCGGTGCATCGGCGCGGTAGCGGTTCATGGGGTTCACCGGAGCGAGGCCGCTCAGGTCGCTTGCGCGGGCGCCGAGGCGCTCGAGCAGGACGCGTAA